The Emys orbicularis isolate rEmyOrb1 chromosome 21, rEmyOrb1.hap1, whole genome shotgun sequence genome has a segment encoding these proteins:
- the RPL13A gene encoding large ribosomal subunit protein uL13: MAELKVLVIDGRGHLLGRLAAMVAKQVLLGRKVVVVRCEGINISGNFYRNKLKYLAFLRKRMNTNPSRGPYHFRAPSRIFWRTVRGMLPHKTKRGQAALERLKVFDGIPPPYDKRKRMVVPAALKVVRLKPTRKFAFLGRLAHEVGWKYQAITSTLEEKRKEKAKLHYNKKKKLMKLQKQAEKNVEGKIARYTDVLKQYGILV; the protein is encoded by the exons ATGGCGGAGCTCAAG gttcTGGTAATTGATGGACGCGGCCACCTTTTGGGGCGCCTGGCGGCCATGGTGGCCAAGCAGGTCCTGTTGG GGcgcaaggtggtggtggtgagatgCGAGGGCATCAACATCTCCGGGAACTTCTACCGCAACAAAC TGAAGTACCTGGCCTTCCTCCGCAAACGCATGAACACCAACCCGTCCCGTGGGCCCTACCACTTCCGCGCCCCCAGCCGCATCTTCTGGCGCACGGTCCGAG GGATGCTGCCCCACAAGACCAAGCGAGGCCAGGCCGCCCTGGAGCGACTGAAGGTCTTTGATGGGATTCCGCCCCCGTACGACAAG AGGAAACGGATGGTGGTACCCGCTGCTCTGAAAGTCGTACGCCTGAAGCCGACGCGCAAG ttCGCCTTCCTGGGGCGCCTGGCCCATGAGGTTGGCTGGAAGTACCAAGCCATCACCTCGACCCTGGAGGAGAAACGCAAGGAGAAGGCCAAGCTGCATTACAACAAGAAGAAGAAGCTGATG AAACTACAGAAGCAGGCGGAGAAGAACGTGGAAGGCAAGATCGCCAGGTACACCGACGTGCTGAAGCAGTATGGGATCTTGGTCTGA